The genomic interval aatttttatcattatcaattttattttttcttattcaaAATTTCCGATATATTCCAAAGTATGAAGAGACCATGGGTAGAGGGTTTTGAACGCACTAACTTACATATGAGCACATGCACTGGTTTTTTAGGATCAGTCGGAGGGCATTGGACACCGATGAATTTATCGATCTTACTCATTGtccattaaaatagttttataatatatatatctaacTTTTTAGATGAACCATACAACTTCTCATTCGTCTCACGATGaataaatttatcttaaaatgaaaatcaatattatattttaacataattttaatttttttcttctataatatatttaattaattattattatatataccatttttaaaatattgtttattttatttataataacaaaaaaaacactaataattaaaatatatagtttaataatATAACATTTCTTTTtcgtttaattatttattttttaatatacatacAAAAGCTTTAACCAACATCCATCTTGAGATGGACAAATTAATACAATGAAACTTGTAAAAGTATTAAGTAATTTGATGATTCTTTTGTTCGTACtctcatataaaattttatttggtgAGATAAATAAAcgagtttatattttataaattattaattatgtttaataaTAGTCATTTATGAATTTGTTGTTTATAAATTATAGCGTTTTTCAATCCGTTAATTCAAATAGTTTATGAACTTATCATTTTTTCTTATtccaattttatctttattattgtaactaattttctttttactctttataatttattttattataatttcaagtagataagtttaattttaaaataaattaaataaataatttatataatttaaaatataaaataattttaataaatagtaatttaaagtaatttatttattatagttaaaataaataaactagctaaataaattaaaaaatatttgattaaaaaaattttatttattataatttaagttttaaaataattaatattttaaagtaaataatttgttttacaataatttattttaaagtaaatagttttaaattaatacttttaaaatattttaaatctaataaaatttatttttaattaaaagtattcttttatattattttacattttttaaactaataaatcAGTTAATTTTACTAAACACTCAATTAGTTTAACAATTATCAACTAATTTTGTCAAACCGTAACTTAATTAACCATAAGTACTGCTTTAATAAATTTGTGACCTTATATCCTTTATAACAATCTCTATAATTGTTGGGAAAAAAGAATTTAAGTATaaaaatactcttttaacttttatttatgcagcttattaaataatttagattaaaaaagtCTTATTGTTATTGTGTCGTAAATTACATGTTTAGTTTGtctatttatgtaaaaaaagtattcagtattttttaaatttttatgtctaattttctcaatgatattcaaaatattgattAGTTTGATTTatacattttgaaaaaaaataaaagtcataatataataaaactcAAATTCTATTATTTAACAATGCTATTTAAATAGTTTGCTATTATTTATATGgaaccaaaatatatatattttttataagtatgaAATATTCTTCGTTGTTTTTTAGGtgatgtgatatatttttttttacactttaTTTACTAGATGCAACCACTTTCTTAATAATAGATACTTTATCTTGTTTTTCttactcatactttttcttgttttgttccttgattaattactttatttggtATTGCATATTTTTATCCTTAAATATAAACTTGTAATGCAatgcaaaaagttatcaatttATCTTGAGAGATTAAAAGTTGTAATTACacacatttatatataaaagacaatttaataatatattatcaataatattataaatgtataataaaatatattaaattgaaaatgaataattagtattaattaaataaaacaattgaaaataaatattttgaaaattgaaacaatcaattattttgagaaaattttttatatgagtcaattattataaaaatattttgaaaattgaaatgatcaattatttatatattatattaatattttttaagaaaaatgctAATCAAAGTTTATGAATACGTCTATAGATTTGTTTTTAGTACATTTATTCAACGttcaaaacatatatattttttgtattgtaTTTGATAACCTTATTATATTGTACtgtttgattttatacttaaatTACTATTACTTttgtttgtaatattttatgactAGATAACTAGTTACGCatcttataattaatttataaattcacCTTAAACTAATTTTTCTTGATATAATCGAATTTATAGTGTAATACtacttttaaatcaattataaataaaaaatgtaaacatttattgaacttaaaaataaaatagaaaatataaagaaatgtaaactattataaaatattataaattaattttctaataCTACGAGGAGATACTGATTGtaccaaaaaacaaaaaaaacaaatcattgTAACTAGACACATAATAGATTTcgttgaataaaataaaaaaaatgcatttaataattatctttaaTAGAGTAACAGTTCCCAAAGATTATCATAGTCGAAGTTCCATCCTAGGTGAATCCGTTACGTACTGATGAAATCAAGTTGGTGGTAATCGGGCACTTACAGAAAAGGATGAGGGTTTATTCGTCCTatcgaaaatttaaattaattaaagccGACGCTGGGTGCTGGTATCAAAGCCGTcgaatctatacattataataaagcaaacatgataaattggcaagtttgacacgtgtcaacaaactagagttttaagaaaatatcaagtttctattaatagaaataatacgtgattatggccaattaaaaaataaaaggaatgaattaaaaataaaaagttttttttgtaaaaaaagcataaaacatctgttacatcacgatctttgtccacgagaatttaatggtcaattaaaaaattaaaaataaaatacaatacaccacaaCTTGACAGTTTTTTCTATGCGTCATGAGAAGTTAAtagccaattaaaaaataagaaaaataaattaaaaataaaatattttttttttaagaaaaaaataaaacttccattacatgagaaatgcagacgtgaatgaccaattaaaaaataagaaaataaattaaaaataaaatctaatgcACGACCTGACATTTCACATTTTNNNNNNNNNNNNNNNNNNNNNNNNNNNNNNNNNNNNNNNNNNNNNNNNNNNNNNNNNNNNNNNNNNNNNNNNNNNNNNNNNNNNNNNNNNNNNNNNNNNNNNNNNNNNNNNNNNNNNNNNNNNNNNNNNNNNNNNNNNNNNNNNNNNNNNNNNNNNNNNNNNNNNNNNNNNNNNNNNNNNNNNNNNNNNNNNNNNNNNNNNNNNNNNNNNNNNNNNNNNNNNNNNNNNNNNNNNNNNNNNNNNNNNNNNNNNNNNNNNNNNNNNNNNNNNNNNNNNNNNNNNNNNNNNNNNNNNNNNNNNNNNNNNNNNNNNNNNNNNNNNNNNNNNNNNNNNNNNNNNNNNNNNNNNNNNNNNNNNNNNNNNNNNNNNNNNNNNNNNNNNNNNNNNNNNNNNNNNNNNNNNNNNNNNNNNNNNNNNNNNNNNNNNNNNNNNNNNNNNNNNNNNNNNNNNNNNNNNNNNNNNNNNNNNNNNNNNNNNNNNNNNNNNNNNNNNNNNNNNNNNNNNNNNNNNNNNNNNNNNNNNNNNNNNNNNNNNNNNNNNNNNNNNNNNNNNNNNNNNNNNNNNNNNNNNNNNNNNNNNNNNNNNNNNNNNNNNNNNNNNNNNNNNNNNNNNNNNNNNNNNNNNNNNNNNNNNNNNNNNNNNNNNNNNNNNNNNNNNNNNNNNNNNNNNNNNNNNNNNNNNNNNNNNNNNNNNNNNNNNNNNNNNNNNNNNNNNNNNNNNNNNNNNNNNNNNNNNNNNNNNNNNNNNNNNNNNNNNNNNNNNNNNNNNNNNNNNNNNNNNNNNNNNNNNNNNNNNNNNNNNNNNNNNNNNNNNNNNNNNNNNNNNNNNNNNNNNNNNNNNNNNNNNNNNNNNNNNNNNNNNNNNNNNNNNNNNNNNNNNNNNNNNNNNNNNNNNNNNNNNNNNNNNNNNNNNNNNNNNNNNNNNNNNNNNNNNNNNNNNNNNNNNNNNNNNNNNNNNNNNNNNNNNNNNNNNNNNNNNNNNNNNNNNNNNNNNNNNNNNNNNNNNNNNNNNNNNNNNNNNNNNNNNNNNNNNNNNNNNNNNNNNNNNNNNNNNNNNNNNNNNNNNNNNNNNNNNNNNNNNNNNNNNNNNNNNNNNNNNNNNNNNNNNNNNNNNNNNNNNNNNNNNNNNNNNNNNNNNNNNNNNNNNNNNNNNNNNNNNNNNNNNNNNNNNNNNNNNNNNNNNNNNNNNNNNNNNNNNNNNNNNNNNNNNNNNNNNNNNNNNNNNNNNNNNNNNNNNNNNNNNNNNNNNNNNNNNNNNNNNNNNNNNNNNNNNNNNNNNNNNNNNNNNNNNNNNNNNNNNNNNNNNNNNNNNNNNNNNNNNNNNNNNNNNNNNNNNNNNNNNNNNNNNNNNNNNNNNNNNNNNNNNNNNNNNNNNNNNNNNNNNNNNNNNNNNNNNNNNNNNNNNNNNNNNNNNNNNNNNNNNNNNNNNNNNNNNNNNNNNNNNNNNNNNNNNNNNNNNNNNNNNNNNNNNNNNNNNNNNNNNNNNNNNNNNNNNNNNNNNNNNNNNNNNNNNNNNNNNNNNNNNNNNNNNNNNNNNNNNNNNNNNNNNNNNNNNNNNNNNNNNNNNNNNNNNNNNNNNNNNNNNNNNNNNNNNNNNNNNNNNNNNNNNNNNNNNNNNNNNNNNNNNNNNNNNNNNNNNNNNNNNNNNNNNNNNNNNNNNNNNNNNNNNNNNNNNNNNNNNNNNNNNNNNNNNNNNNNNNNNNNNNNNNNNNNNNNNNNNNNNNNNNNCATCATTTGAGTAAGATTAAAGAGTGGTGTTAGAATCAtactttttatcaataacattgagcctataagaaagtagtttttaagttaagttaaaattagattttttttaatttttttattataaattattttttttaagtcaacttatttttttaatgtcaataaaatttatgaaatttgatatatatatatatatatatatatatatatataatataaccatttatttattaaaatcattgtTTCCGTGCGGCTGCACGGGTTACAAACtagttaattaataaaacaatttcaatttaaaataatattcatttttcgttaaaattacaaaaatacaaTAGCAGCAGCAGTACTAGTAGTAATGCCAGTAAATAGCACTACTAATGCAAATCCTCTCTCTCTCATATCCTTTTGGCTTCTTTTCTGAGATAGCTGTCGATAACTCAATATTGCTCCACCCATTTTTTCCTCCAAAATAGAAACAAATCAGTACATAATCTTACTAATGTGCATGTGACTCAACACTTACTCTAATACCAAACACTTTCCTCTCGCCGGGAAATGCATTGATTACAAATACTTTCTTTCTAAAATGCGCCAACCACTTCTCTCTAACCACCAAACAGACCTTAACAACAACATTAGTAACTCACACAACCCGCCTACGCTCATTTCTACCGCCCGTAGCCGCTCACAATTCACCTGCCGAAGAGTTTCACCATTCGAAACTCAAACAGCTTCTGAAACGCGCTTCCCCAACGGAGATTTTTATATGGGAAGTTACTCCGGAAACGCACCAAACGGATCCGGAAAATACTCATGGAATGACGGTTGTATCTACGAAGGAGAATGGAAAAGAGGAAAAGCATCTGGTAAAGGAAAATTCTCGTGGCCTTCAGGTGCTACCTACGAAGGTGAATTCAAATCGGGTCGAATGGAAGGGTTCGGAAAATTCACCGGATCCGACGGAGATACTTACGCTGGTTCATGGAGCTCCGATAGAAAACACGGGTACGGAAAGAAACGTTACGTTAACGGCGATTATTACGAAGGTTGGTGGAAAAAGAATTTCCAAGAAGGAAACGGAAGGTACGTTTGGAAAAACGGGAACGAATATATAGGTGAGTGGGAAAACGGCGTTATTAATGGAAGAGGTACACTTATTTGGTCGAACGGGAACCGTTACGAAGCTGAATGGGAGAACGGTGTTCCAAAAGGACAAGGTGTTTTCACTTGGCCTGATGGAAGTTGTTACGTTGGTTGTTGGAATAAAGATATGAAGATGAAGTTATTGAATGGGAATTTTTACCCTGGTAACAATGGAGAGTTTTTGGGTGATGATTTTGGTTTAACAACGAGGAAAAGGTCTTCTTCTGTTGAAGGTGAAAAGTGTTTGAGTAAGATTTGTATATGGGAATCGGATGGTGAAGCTGGTGATATAACTTGTGATATAATTGATAATGTATCGGTTTTGAATAATAGGATTGGAACTGAGAATGTTTCAGATCCAAAAGAGATTAAGATATTTCAACGTAATTCTTGTTGTTTTGCATCTGAGGTTAAGAGACCTGGGATAACTATCTCTAAAGGGCATAAGAATTATGATCTTATGCTTAATTTGCAATTGGGTATAAGGTAAACTTCTGTTTATCAATTTGGGTTTTTTCATTGCTTGTTATGTGATTTTGTACTAGTTTTTTATTCGTGGgattttttgttgtgtttttgtttttgtaggtACTCTGTTGGAAAGGAAGCTTCCATAATCCGAGGGCTTAAACAAAGTGATTTTGATCCGATGGAGAAGTTTTGGACAAAGTTTCCTCCTGAAGGATCCAAGATTACCCCACCGCATCAATCAATGGAGTTTCGCTGGAAGGATTACTGCCCTATGGTTTTTAGGTATAACCTTTTTCGTTTTATTGCCTAGTGACATTTGATTTCATCTCATTGTTGAAAATGATGTTTGAGTTCATTGCAAATTTATCTGTTTCTTTTCCTGCTCTATTGTTGACATGATTCTGTTTTTGAATTTCAGACAATTGAGGAAGCTTTTTCAGGTGGATTCTGCTGATTACATGTTAGCTGTATGCGGGAATGAGGCCCTCAGGGAGCTTTCATCTCCTGGGAAAAGTGGAAGCTTCTTCTATTTGACACAAGATGATAGATTTATGATAAAGACAGTGAAAAAATCCGAAGTCAAGGTTTGTTTTTGGTTGTTAATTTTGGAAACTTTTTCGGTGTTTGTTCAACCTAGCTTGCTGGGCATCTGTATTGGTGATGAACATCTGTATTGACAGGTGTGACTTTGGTGACTTGCTTTTAGGTACTGCTTCGGATGCTTCGAAGTTATTACCAACATGTTTCTCAGTACGAGAATTCACTTGTGACAAAA from Cicer arietinum cultivar CDC Frontier isolate Library 1 chromosome 5, Cicar.CDCFrontier_v2.0, whole genome shotgun sequence carries:
- the LOC101508677 gene encoding phosphatidylinositol 4-phosphate 5-kinase 2, producing MRQPLLSNHQTDLNNNISNSHNPPTLISTARSRSQFTCRRVSPFETQTASETRFPNGDFYMGSYSGNAPNGSGKYSWNDGCIYEGEWKRGKASGKGKFSWPSGATYEGEFKSGRMEGFGKFTGSDGDTYAGSWSSDRKHGYGKKRYVNGDYYEGWWKKNFQEGNGRYVWKNGNEYIGEWENGVINGRGTLIWSNGNRYEAEWENGVPKGQGVFTWPDGSCYVGCWNKDMKMKLLNGNFYPGNNGEFLGDDFGLTTRKRSSSVEGEKCLSKICIWESDGEAGDITCDIIDNVSVLNNRIGTENVSDPKEIKIFQRNSCCFASEVKRPGITISKGHKNYDLMLNLQLGIRYSVGKEASIIRGLKQSDFDPMEKFWTKFPPEGSKITPPHQSMEFRWKDYCPMVFRQLRKLFQVDSADYMLAVCGNEALRELSSPGKSGSFFYLTQDDRFMIKTVKKSEVKVLLRMLRSYYQHVSQYENSLVTKFYGVHCVKPIGGPKTRFIVMGNLFCSEYPIHRRFDLKGSSHGRTTDKTEEEIDETTTLKDLDLNFVFRLQRNWFKDLIKQIERDCEFLEAAGIMDYSLLVGIHFRDDNTYDKMGLSPFLLRTGRQDSYQSEKFMRGYRFLEAELQDRDRVKSGRKSLIRLGANMPARAERMARRSDFDQYTSVGISHSTPYRIGETYDVVLYFGIIDILQDYDISKKLEHAYKSLQVDPSSISAVDPKLYSKRFRDFVGRIFSEDR